The Chryseobacterium aureum genome contains a region encoding:
- a CDS encoding uroporphyrinogen-III synthase: MKILFTKNIDQAIISKELGEGISAECVEVIKTQPIRISPFDLKNYSLIFTSVNGVISFFKNGFKPNENFTEKNYNKIYCVGEKTKRELRKHGFGTFKVLKNADTLSRFIIGKCQHEQFLHFCGNLAINVLDKELPLQNIKYKKVTIYHTEEIHPVINEKYHAAVFFSPSGVRSFAKRNSLEGMKLFSIGETTSGELRNYTQQYIFTSEENTLTSIFELIRKEIRGRI; encoded by the coding sequence ATGAAAATCTTATTTACCAAAAATATAGACCAAGCCATTATATCCAAAGAATTAGGAGAGGGTATTTCGGCTGAATGTGTGGAGGTAATTAAGACCCAGCCCATCAGGATCAGCCCTTTTGATCTGAAAAATTATTCTCTGATCTTCACCAGTGTGAATGGGGTTATCTCATTTTTCAAAAACGGGTTTAAGCCCAATGAAAATTTTACCGAAAAAAATTACAATAAAATCTACTGTGTAGGCGAAAAAACCAAAAGAGAGCTGAGAAAGCACGGCTTCGGAACCTTTAAAGTTCTGAAAAATGCGGACACTCTTTCCAGGTTCATTATCGGAAAATGCCAGCACGAGCAGTTTCTTCATTTCTGCGGCAACCTTGCCATCAATGTTCTGGATAAGGAGCTTCCTTTACAAAACATTAAGTACAAAAAAGTTACCATATACCATACTGAGGAAATTCATCCTGTAATAAATGAAAAATATCATGCCGCAGTATTTTTTAGTCCGAGCGGAGTTCGTAGTTTTGCAAAGCGAAATTCTCTGGAAGGTATGAAGCTTTTTTCAATTGGCGAAACCACTTCGGGTGAGCTGAGAAATTATACCCAGCAATACATTTTTACTTCTGAAGAAAATACGCTTACTTCTATCTTTGAGCTGATAAGAAAAGAAATCAGAGGCAGAATTTAG